The Streptomyces sp. M92 nucleotide sequence TTGAATCTGCTCTGGTGCGACTGATCCTGACGGGTGCGGACAAACATGCGATTTGGCTGGCCTTCCGGTGCCTGCCCGGCAAGGTGCAGATGACACTCGGAGCGTTGGCCCTGTGGGGTGTGGTGCTGTTGGTCTTCAGCATGGCAACGGAAGGGAACCTGCAGTCGGCCGAGGTCAGGGATGGCCGTTATGTCGCGTTCGACACGACGCCCCATGCGCGCGGCACGGTCGAGATCTCCCAGAGCCGCTACCAGGACGTCCTGGAGAGCGATCAGCGCACCGTGCTTGCCATCCCAGGCGTGCTCTTCCTCGGCGCTGCCTACGCTGTTCTGGCAACCGGAGAACTACGCCGAGCAGATGGCGCTGCCCCAACCTCACGTATGAGCTCCCCCCTGTAGGCGTGGCCTCGTCAGGGCGAGGCCGGTGCCAGCAAGGCATCCGTCGATGAGGTCAGGCCGGTACTGGACTTGGCGCAGCCCCTGCCGGAGGGCGCGCATCAGGTGGGCGAGGTCGGTGAAGCCGGTGTTGGCCTGGCAGCGCCTGCGGAGCAGGGACCGGATTCCGTCGGCCGGACTGCGCTGCGGCGCGTACGGAGGCAGGTGGTAGACGGTGACCCAGTCCTGGGCGTCGATGAACGCGCGTAAGCGGCGGTCGCGGTGGACATTGCAATTGTCCCAGACCAGGACGATCGGCCTGCCTAGCCGCTGGTGGGCCGCGATGAGCAGATTGCGGTAGTGGGTCCACGCGAAGCTGCGTCGTCCGCCCGCCTTGTGGTCCGGGTGGACCGTGGGCCGGTAGACGAGCCGCGAGCGCGCGCCGGGTTTGTAGCAGGCCAGGGCAGCGATCGGGATCCGGCTCTGGGAGCGGCCCCTCACCGTGTCGACCGGGATGTCACCACAGCGGGACCGTGTACGGGCGGTCGGCGGCGTCATCGAGAAGCCGGCCGGTCTCGTCCTCAAAGACAAGGTAGGCGTCGAGCGCCGCCGCGGTGCTTCCACGTGCCGGAAGGTCTCCTTCACCCACCCGCCCACAGCTACGCCGTCCCGCTCGGTCGCTCGTCGGGCCGGGACCTGGTGACTCCAGCCGTGGCGACGCAGCGTTTGGGCGATACCCGGGAGCGTGAACGACGTGTGGAACCGCCGCCCGATCAAGGTCTTGATCCTGGCCAGCGTCCAGGTCTGGTCCGGCCAGCCGTGCGCGACCGGTCCCTTGTCCAGCTCCTGCTCCAGTACGGCGAACAGCACCTCGCTCAGCTTGGGCAGCGACACCGGTCCCACTGACCGAAGACCGTCCGTGCCGGCCTCCCGCCCGGCCCGGCGCCACCGCTGGACCGAACGCACGCTCACCGGTAAGTCCTTGGCGACCTCCGCGTTGGTGGCGCCGGCACCGAACCGTTCGGCGGTCTCCATCTGGATCCGCTCACGAAACGCCTGCCGTTCAGGGCCAGTCCGCCACCCTGCGGATACCTCATACAAAGCGCATACCGCGACGATCATGTCCCGTCAGCCCTCGACGACAACACGCCTCCAAAGTCAGTAGCGGTCGCGGCTGACGCGGCACCGCGTCACCGAGCGGGTTCCAGCATCGCCGTCCGTGGGCCGGGGAGTTCGCCGGTTCGGAGGGCTGCGTAGTCGGCGTGGGCCTGGGCGACGGCTTCGGGGTACGCCTCACGCTTGGCGTGTTCCGCGAGCGCCCAGTAGATGCTGGCGACCGAAGGGTTCTGTCCCTTGCGTTTGCCCGTGGGGATGATCAGGTCGGGCTGCATCTGCTCGACGGACTCGCCGTCGCCCTGCGGCGCAACACAGTGTGGAGCATGTCGTCGGTGATGGCCGGGGGCCGGCCGCCGTGCTTGCCCTTGCGGAGGCGGTGTCGAGCCCTTCCGGCGTCGACCCGCGGGTGTTCTCCCACTCGGGCACCGCCATCGCGGCGCAGAGTGCGAACGGCAGCTTGCCTGGTCCGGTGGGATCGTGGAGGCCGGGCAGGGGCCCGGCGAGCATCATCCAGGATGAGGCCGTGGGTGGTGAGGTGGTCGGCGAGTGCGGTGAGTTCGGCGGCGTCGGGGCCGAGTCGCTTCATCTCGTACACCGTCAGGATGACCCGACAGTGCGGGGCGTGCGCCTTGATCGTGCGGTCCGCAGCGCCTCCTCGAACTGGGGACGCACCCGCACGCGGCTTGCCCAGGCCGGTTCCCCACCAGTCGAACCACGGCCGGAACCGGAAACCGGCCGCCCGGGCGAACGGGATCAGCGCCAGGGCCTGGACGGCGATGCCCGCGGTCGTTCCGATCCCCAGCAGCCGCACCTGGGCGGCGGTGATGTCCTCCACCCGGTCGGGAACCGTCATCAGCCCAGCCCCAGACAGGCGGCGAACATGCCGACAGGACCCCGGCAGTTCCGCGACGTACTCGTTACTCGTCAGCCGCTCCAGTGCTCTGCAGCCGACCGGGCGCTGAGGGTGTGGGGGCGTGGGGGTGTGGTCGGGGCTGCGCTCCATGCTCGGTGGTCATGTTGTCGTACTGGATGGTCAGGCTGTGGACTATGCTGTGGGGATGACTACCGGGACGGCATCGCGCCACACACGGATTGGTGACCCGGTGCTCTTCTGAGCGCCGTACGGGCCGATGCGGCCCCGCTGCCCGATCGCGGATCCCGCGCCGCTGCGCGGGCTCCGCCTCCGTCGTGTTGATCACAGGCTCGCCACATCAACCACGACAGGAAAATTCATGCACACCAAGACGTTGCGGATTCCCACCGCGGACGGGCAGGCCGATGCCTTCGCCGCCTTCCCCGACCGCGGCGAGCGGCACCGGGGGGTGCTGATGTACGCGGACGGCTTCGGCATCCGGCCCGTGCTGCGGGAGATGGCCCGCGAACTGGCCGGGCACGGGTACTACGTACTCGTCCCCAACTTCTTCTACCGGCACGGCCCGGCACCGGTGGTCGAGCTTCCCGAGCACATCGGAGAAGCGGCCCGACCCGCGGTCTTCGCCCAGCTGATGCCCTTGATCGAGGCGCACACCGCCGAACGTGTTCTGAGCGACGCCGAGGCCTTTCTCAGGTTCCTCACCAGCCAACCCGAGGTCAGCGCCGGTCCGGTCGCGGTGACCGGCTACTGCATCGGCGGCCTCCTGGCGATGCGCACCGCCGCGGCCCACTCCGGCCAGATCGCGGCTGTCGCCGCGTTCCACGGCCCCGTGGGCGTCGACGGGCCCGAACTCTTCTCCAAGCTCACCGCCCAGGTCCACCTCGGTCACGCCGAAGGCGACCTGACACCCGAGGCCCTCGGCAAGCTCAACCAGGCCCTGGACGCCGCAGGTGTCAGCTACACCTCCGAGATCTACCCCGGCACCGTCCACGGCTTCACCATGTCCGACACCGACGCTTTCAGCGCCTCCGGGCTGAAGCGCCACTGGGACCGACTGCTGCCTCTCTTGGACCGCACCCTGCGCAACGGCTGAGAGGCCGTTCTCTTCCGCACCTCGCGTGACGTCTTCCGCTGGTCGAGCATGAAGCAGCTACTGCGGCGGGAGTCTCGTCCCGCTGCCGCGCGAGATGTCGTGGGGTGGCGGATGCCGTCGATGCGGGCGGTTCCCGGAAGCGCGGCAGAAGGCCGCAGCCGCGCAGGTGCAGCGACTCGAAGCCGAGTTGGAACGGGTGCGGGCGGTTCTGGCGGACGCGGAAGAGGTGCGCCGACGCCGAGTGATCGCTGGAGCAGTATCTGGAGGCGCTCTCCGAGGAGGAGGCACACGTCGACGTGACCGGTGAGGTGTCGGGGCGGGGGCCGGTCGGACCGCGCCGGTCGGTGCCTCACCGGCGACACGCCAGTGAGGTGAAGGACTTGCCGCCGGACTGTCAGGCGTTGACGGCTGCTGCGGTCGACGCGGGAGGTGATGGGCTCGGTGCTCGGCGGGCGGCGGTGGTGCTGAGCTGGGACAGTGCGTCCGCCTTTCGCGTCGAAGGCGCCAGAGCACGGCTGGAACGGCTGGTGGAGCGGGGCTGGCTGATGGAGGGGAAGCCGGGCAGGTTCACGCTGCCCGCCCGCATCGGATCAGGGCCCTGGCGCCGGGCGGCCAGGCGGCGGCTCATGAGCATGGTCATCGACCACAGGAGGCGGCTTCGCCGGTGCCGGTGCGGCGTTCGCAGTCCCGGACCAGGCGTCGGCTGTGCAGGCACCGGGCGAACGGCCGTTCCCCGACCCAGCGACGGGGCAGGACCCGAAAGCCACGGGTGCCATCGCTGCGGCAAACGATGTCGTCCAGCTCGACGTCGAGGACTTCGAACTCGCGCACCGCCTGATCCACCTGCGGGCGGAGATCACCGAGTCCCAGTGAGCCCGAAAGTGGCCCTCGGTACCAGGTCGTCCCAGCTCTTCGTGGCGTACCTCACCGAGCGCCGCGGGATGGTCGGTGCCGACCGACCGGTCGCTGTTCCGCTCCGTCTCGAACCACAAATACGGCGCCCCGCCGGGGCCTTGGATCTGGTGGAGAACGGTCGAGCGCATTACCCGCGACGCCGGCGCTGCCCCACTGTCCAACCACCCCTTGCGGCATCCGCGGCTGACCGACCTGGCCCGCGCCGACTGGACCATCGACCAGATCGCCCAGTACGCCGGCCACCGCGACCTGGCCGCTCTCATGCCGAAGGCGGGAAATCACCCGTGAGGGACGCGTACGGGTTCGAGAACGAGGTCAGGTCACTCACGCGGACCAGGCTGAGCCCGCTGGGTTCGGCCCCGGAGCCGGACAGGACCACTTCAGTGCCTTCGACGCGTCCCCGTGCGACCCAGTAACGGTTGTTGCTGTTGCGCCAGAGTTCGAACGTCGTGGGTTTCCCGTCCGTGGTGACAGTGACGGGTTCGGAGGCCGGCAGGCTGGCCGGGGGATCCTCGCCAGCGTGGCAGTAGTCCTCGAAAGCTCGCGCCAAGGCCTCGCCGGCCTCCGCATCGCCAAAGGAGGCGCTCAAGACCGTGACATGCTCGACCTCGGGGTCGAAGCACGGGGAGCCGAACCACAGGTACACATGTATCTCGCCGGTGACTCGGTTGTGGCCGTGCCCCGTGACCTGCCGGGACTCCGGCCAGTCGGCGTCGACGGCGAAGACACTGAAGCCTTCTGCCGAGCCAGGGGTGCCTTGATCGTTCATGGGATCTCCCGGGTGCTCATCCGTGATCAGGCATCCTGCCACCGCAAGAGAACCCACGAACGGCGTCGACACCGGATTCATCCGCGAACCGGCGGGCACCTTGAACTCCATGACGACTGGGGGGAAGTCCTACTACTACCTCACCGACGCCACCGGCAACGTCCTCGGCCTCGCCGACGACGCGGGCAAGCGCACCCACAGCTACGCCTACGGCCCCACCGGCCTGCCGCGCACGACGCCGACGGAGGCTGTCCCCCAGCCGTACCGCTACGCGGGTGCGTACGTCGACCCGACGGGCCTGTACAAGATGGGCCACCGCTACTACGACCCCACCCTCGGCCGCTTCACCCAGCCCGACCCGAGCGGACAGGAAGACAATCCCTACCTGTACGCCGAAGGCGACCCCGTCAACCGAACCGACCCCACCGGGCTCTTCAGCTTTGATGAGTTCCTCGACACGGGCAGTAGTTTTTCGGAGCACTGAGTGGTTGCTACTCGGGTATTCAGGCAGCTGCACAGTCGGGCTTCATAACCGCAGGCACCGTCCTGGGGGCGGCGTGGGGGGCGTCGCAGCAGGAGCGGTTGGCTGCGTCACGGGGGGAGCCATCGGGTATTTCGGTGGGGAATTGATCGTGTAAGCACAGGCTGGCGTGTGAGCGGTCATTTCAAGTGTGCCGCATCGTGTCACCAGGGCGACTGGTGACACGATGCGGCAGTCGCATACTCGAAGATTGAATTTTGGGCATATCGCTGAAGGATGGGAAAGTATTTGTGAGTATGAAGGTGAAGTTTCAGATATTCATTGCAGTGGGCTATGTGGCCAGCATCACCATGCTGGTGACTGGGTCCATGGCAGACGGAATCAATAAGGCGGTTGCGCTTACCCTCGGAGTCGTCGGCGCCGCCGCGTCGGTCGTGCTGACCTTCATCACGTGGCGCGCCTCGAGGAAAGGGAAATCTCTGTAGGAGAGAGTGGGAACCGGGCTCGGGTCCTGGCGGCGCGGGCCAGGCAGGCCATCTCGACCATTTCATCCGCCCGGCCCACCGGCCAGGAAGCCAACCCCTACCCCTACGCTGCGGAGGGTTGCGTCAACCGGGGGAATCGGTCGTCGGACAGGCTTCGGTCGGCCTGCTGATGACGGGCCTTGACCTCTGATGTTGGACACACGAGACACTGGTTCCTGAGGATCTGAGAACGGCATCTCGTGTGTCCAGGAGCAAGGGTCGAGGCTCACCCTCTATCCGCCGGTCCAAGAAGGGCGCCCCGGCGAGCGCGGTCGTCGCCGCCCTCGCCGACCCGGTCTTCACCGCCGCCGCCGAAGCCACGGTGTCGGCGTGCACGTGAGCGTACCCAATCACGTACGGATGAGGGACTGTAAGTTGCCAGGGCCTTGACCAGTTGCTCCCGCGCGATCACTCCCGGTCCAGCTCGATCTTCGCAGCCTCCAACACCTCGGCCAACCGAGCGACTTCTTCCCGCAAGCCCTCCACCCGACGCGGGCAGCCGCCTCCCGCTCTTCCGGCATCCCCGGCACCGACGCCACCGCGCACCCATCGGCCATGAAGCCAGCGGGAGTCAAGGGATCACGTTCGGTTGGGGACAGGGCTTCCCAGCCTTTTGCTCTGCTTGGCCTTTGCCTTGACCGCCCGTGGAAACCGTGGGTGTGGATGGGGGAGGCGACAGCGAGGTCAGGCCGTCGGTAGGCGCAGTGAGCGCAGCCGTTCGGCGACGGCGAACGAGTCGAGTCGCAGGGCGGTGATGTCGGCGATCAGGTCCCGCCAGGCCTCGAACTTGGTGTTCACCCGCTCCCCGTGCATTCCGAGGTACGCCACGGCCACGCCGAAGCCGTACAGCTCGTTGCGGGCGGGCAGCGGCCGGAGCACGACGCACTCCTCCAGCATTACTGCCGCACGCCAGAAGGCGTCCGGGTGGTGCTGGTCGTGACGGGGCGGGTCGACCTTGTGCCGGGCGGCCAGGCCGACGAAGACGGAGTAGTCGTTGACGGCGAGATCGTCCAGCAGCTCAGCCTGGCGTTCCAGGAACCACCGGTAGTCGACGTAGTACTCGGCAGGCACAGGTCAGGCCGCCCGCGGGGCGGTCCGGGCCGGCGCAGAGCCACCGTACTCGGCGTCGAACGCAGCGGCCGTTTCCGGGTCGCCGGTGACCTGCCGGAAGATCTCCGCGCCCTCGGCCAGCGCGCGCTCGCGCCGCTTCTCCTCGGCGACCTGCGCGAGGTAGGCGTCCAGCGGCAGTCCCGCGGCGTCGGCCAGGGCCCGCAGCGCGTCCGCGGTGGTGTCGTCGATCTCGATGCCAGCCATGCGTCGAGTAAGCCGCGTGAGACCACGCCCAGGCCAGCCACCTGAGGATACTGCTCTGACCAGCGGGTTCCTGATCGCTTCCATCACTTCCGCCGGCCGGGTGCCCCCTGGCACTCGGGCCAGCCGTGACGCTGACCGACCACTTGGTGTCAGCAGTGAGGGCCCGAGGTCGTGAAGGTGCGGTCGGGCTGTCGAGCAGAGGGCCTGGGTCCTGCGGAACGCCCGGGCACCTGTGCTGGTACACGGCGGCCGGCGACCTGGCGAAGGTCACCGACCCCCGCGGCGCCGTCACCGAGTCGGCCAGGGCTAGGCTCGGGGGCGGACACCGTTACCGACGAGGGGGTTTCGAGGTATGAGCGGGAGAGTTACGGCGGTCAGCAGCAACGGGGAGTACTCGTTCACCAAGCCGAACCGGGACAGTGTCAGACTGCTCGCCGGGCTCGGCGTGGAGGGGGACGTACACGCCGGTGTGACGGTCAAGCACCGCTCGCGCGTCGCGCAGGACCCCACCCAGCCGAATCTGCGCCAGGTCCACCTCATTCACGAAGAGCTCTTCGACGAGGTCGGCGACGAAGGATTCAAAGTGGCGCCCGGAGAACTCGGCGAGAACATCACCACGCGCGGCATCGACCTGCTCGGCCTGCCCGTCGGCACACTGCTGCGCGTCGGCGACTCCGCGGTCCTGGAAGTCACCGGCCTCCGCAATCCCTGCCTGCAGATCGACACCTTCCAGGACGGGCTGCTGAAGCGGGTCGTCAGCCGCGACGAGGCCGGGAACATCGTACGCAAAGCCGGAATCATGAGCGTCGTGAAGGAAAGCGGAGTGGTGCGCCCCGGCGACGATGTCGCGATCGAACTTCCCAGCGGTCCGCACCGACCCCTGGACCGGGTCTGATCAGCTCGCCGGGGTTGGATCCGTGTCCCGAACCTGTCGGCAAGCAGCCGTCGAGCGGAGAAGGCCTCCTCACCGCATGCTGTCTCCTGCTTCTCGTACTGATGGCGGACGCGGCGGCAGGGCTCATGGTCGTCATCGTGCTCGCCGTACGAGGAGGGGGCCGGAAGGACGCGTGCCCCGACTCCCCAAGACGCGTGCCAGAACCGAGAAGCGGAAGCGCCCCGCCTGCGGGCTACACAGGGGCGCGCCATTCCCCTTCGAGGCTGCTGAAGAGCATGGAGTCTCGCCAACCGTCACGGAGCAGCGCCGTGTGGCGCAGGTGTCCCTCAAGCGTCATACCGATCTTGGACAGCACTCGGCAGGAGCCGTGATTCCGCGGGTCACAGGTCGCATAGACCCGATGAAGCCCCAGCTCGTCGAACCCGTAGGCGAGCAGCTGCCGACCGATTTCCGTGCCGATGCCCTGCCCCCACACTCGGGGATGTACGACGTACGAGATCTCGCCCTGGCGCTGCTTATGGCTGCGGACGTGCAGTTCACCCATGCCCACCACATCCCGTTCGACGCGAGCGACGAACGGGAACCGGCGCTGAGGGGTGTCCGACCAGGCCGTGACCGCGGAAAACACGAACTCCTGGGTCTGGACTTCTGTGTTCGGCCCCCAGGACTGATAGCGGCACACCCGTGGCAGAGACGCCCACGAGTGGACGGCTGGCCAGTCGTCCACAACGATCTCGCCCAGAGTCACCGATGGCCTACCCATATGACGATCATGAACGCACCTTCGCGCGGAGGGCAAGACCGAGGGCTACGAGGGGGAGACGGCCGCACGACGCGTCGTTACGGGAGCTGGGCCGTCGGCACCCGCCGGTCAGACCTGGTCGAGAGGCTCGGCCGCGTAGGTTCCGTCCTCAAGCTGCACGTCCGTCAGTTCGTAGAGGCGCTGGCGCTGTGAATCCAAGGAGTGATCTTGGTTCCGGTCGGCCGGGTGGTCTCGTACCGCACTGGCGCGCCACCGACGTCCTCGGTGCGCAGCAGGGTGAAGCGGCGGACGCGGGCCGGCTCCGCGGGAGTGGCCCGGCTCCGTCGGTACAGCACTCTGCCCACGGCGGCAGCGGCCAGGAGTACGGCGAGCAGCCACTGGCCCAGGGCCGTGCCGAGAAGGTCCAGGCCCCGGTCGAGGGCGAGGGAGACGAGGGCGGGCATGGCGGCATCACTCCTGCAAGGCGGTTGTCATGGCCCGCCGGGGTGACGGGCCGCGCCGACTGTGCGGGAGCGGGGGGAGTTAGACGGGCATCCCCCCTTCGACCTGCCTCATTTGTCCCGCTGACGCTCGCTGCCGGTGTCGGGCCCTGCGTGGACGCCGCCCTCGTCGAGCGTGATCAGCGGTACGTAGTCGGCGGCGTCCCATCCGGGTGGTACGGCGAAGGCGGACGGCGCCTCCCCGCTCCATGGGGGGGCGGCTCCGGTGACGCGGGGGCCGCTGTGTGCCCGGTCTTCAGGGCGGAGAAGGCGGAGCGGAAGACGGGGACGCTTTCACTGGTCATCTCGTAGGCGATGACCTTCTGCCAGCTCGTGATGTCCGGATCGTAGACCGGAGTGATGGGTGCGCTGACGCCCTCGGGCCACCAGCCCTCGCGCACGCCGCGCGGGACGGCCCGGGACAGGGCGACGGTCGGACCGTTGAGTTTGCCGAGAGCGGAGCGCAGTTGGTCCGCGTCGACATAACCGTCGCCGTCGACGACGATCATCTCGGCGAACCGGCGGGCGCCGGCGGTCAGCGAGCGCAGATAGCGCTTGGCGCGCTCGACGGTCCAGGCGGTGTCGACGGCGGCGACGGTCAGCTCCGCGTGGTGCTCTGCGGCGAGTGCGACGAGCTTCTCGGTGAAGTCCCGGTCCGCGCCCTCGATCGTGATCTCCCTCTGGTCGTCCAGTGGGCGCAGCGCCACGGCGTGGAGGTCGCACGGCGTCTCGCGGACGCGGAGGACTTCGCGGACCAGGTGCAGCGGCGACTGCGACCGGCCAACACGACGGACACGTACGCGAAGGCGTGGAAGGTCTGGACGCGGTTCTGCGCGGCGCAGGGATTTCCCGAACTGCAGGCCACGCGCAGCGCGTTCGTGGCGTTCGTCGTGTGGCTGCTGGACCGGGGCCGGGCGGACGGCAAGGGCTACGCGCCCTCGTCGGCGAGCACGATCCTCGCCGGGGCCGTAGTCGAACTGCGCCGCCGCGGTGCGGAGGTGGGTCGGGACGACCAGGCGCAGGCGCGGGCGACGCTGGAGGCGGCCGCCGTGGAGCTGCTGAAGACGGGGGAGCGGCGCGGCCGGGGCCAGGCCGCCGCGGCGGAGGTCCCCGACCTGTACCGTGTGGCGAGGGCCTGCCCGGACAATCTCGCCGGGTCCCGGGACAAGGCGCTCGTCCTGACCGGCTTCCACTACGCCTCGCGTGCTCAGGACCCCGCCGGCCTCCTCGCCGGGGACGTCACCCTGACACCGCGCGGCCTGGTCGTGTCGGTGCTCACCGGCAAGACCAAGCACAGCGTCCGCGACGCGAACGTCAACTACCAGCAGGACCCGGAGATTTGCCCGGTGGAGGCGTGGAAGGCGTACCGGGCCCGCCTCGCCACCGAGGCCGAGCCGCGCTGGTCGCAGCCCGACGCCCCCGCGTTCGTCGGCGTCGACCGGCACGGCAACGTCACCGGCGGCATGGTCCCCGACTCCGTCACCCGGGCCGTGAAGCGGATCAGCGCCCGTGCCGGAATCTCGCTTGCCTGGACCGGTCACTCCCTGCGCATCGGTCTGGCCACGGCCTCCCGCAAGAAGGGCAAAGACGCCGTGGCGATTGCCGACCAGGGCGGGTGGGCCCGGCGCTCCCGCTCGATGAACGGCTACTTTCAGCGGGTCGACGGCTGGGAGGACAACGCCACCGCCGGCCTCACCTGACTGTCGTGCGGCGCCGGACGGCGCACGCGGCTGGTGAGTGGAGCCAGGTGTGTTCCTGCTGAGGTCTTCTCGGCAACGTGACGGTTGCGGTGTGTGATGGGGGTCGAGTGCCCGCTCGCGGTCTAGGTCTGCGGTGCCAGGGTGCGTAGGACGCAGAACTCGTTGCCCTCCGGGTCTGCCATGACCACCCAGTTTCGGTCCGGCCCCTGGCCCACATCCGTCTTGGTGGCGCCGAGGCCGAGTAATCTGGTCACCTCGTCCTCGGTGCTGCCGTCGATCGGGCTGACGTCGAGGTGAAGCCGGTTCTTCACGGTCTTGCCCTCGGGTACCTGGATGAACAGCAGGGTGGGCGGCATCTGACGGGCCCGGACATCCTCGACGGTCGGCACCCAGGAGCCGATCTCGACCTTGCCCTCGCTCCGGTCGATCACCTTGAAGTCCAGGACCTCGCACCAGAAGGCCGCGAGCCTCTCCGGATCGTGGCAGTCGACGGCCAGCTCAGTGAACCTGCTTGTCATGGCTCTCCCCGGGTAGTGCGGACGGGACTCAGGGTATTGGCCAC carries:
- a CDS encoding IS630 family transposase (programmed frameshift), with the translated sequence MRYPQGGGLAPERQAFRERIQMETAERFGAGATNAEVAKDLPVSVRSVQRWRRAGREAGTDGLRSVGPVSLPKLSEVLFAVLEQELDKGPVAHGWPDQTWTLARIKTLIGRRFHTSFTLPGIAQTLRRHGWSHQVPARRATERDGVAVGGWVKETFRHVEAPRRRSTPTLSLRTRPAGFSMTPPTARTRSRCGDIPVDTVRGRSQSRIPIAALACYKPGARSRLVYRPTVHPDHKAGGRRSFAWTHYRNLLIAAHQRLGRPIVLVWDNCNVHRDRRLRAFIDAQDWVTVYHLPPYAPQRSPADGIRSLLRRRCQANTGFTDLAHLMRALRQGLRQVQYRPDLIDGCLAGTGLALTRPRLQGGAHT
- a CDS encoding dienelactone hydrolase family protein; translated protein: MHTKTLRIPTADGQADAFAAFPDRGERHRGVLMYADGFGIRPVLREMARELAGHGYYVLVPNFFYRHGPAPVVELPEHIGEAARPAVFAQLMPLIEAHTAERVLSDAEAFLRFLTSQPEVSAGPVAVTGYCIGGLLAMRTAAAHSGQIAAVAAFHGPVGVDGPELFSKLTAQVHLGHAEGDLTPEALGKLNQALDAAGVSYTSEIYPGTVHGFTMSDTDAFSASGLKRHWDRLLPLLDRTLRNG
- a CDS encoding RHS repeat-associated core domain-containing protein; translation: MTTGGKSYYYLTDATGNVLGLADDAGKRTHSYAYGPTGLPRTTPTEAVPQPYRYAGAYVDPTGLYKMGHRYYDPTLGRFTQPDPSGQEDNPYLYAEGDPVNRTDPTGLFSFDEFLDTGSSFSEH
- a CDS encoding toxin Doc, which codes for MPAEYYVDYRWFLERQAELLDDLAVNDYSVFVGLAARHKVDPPRHDQHHPDAFWRAAVMLEECVVLRPLPARNELYGFGVAVAYLGMHGERVNTKFEAWRDLIADITALRLDSFAVAERLRSLRLPTA
- a CDS encoding antitoxin MazE7 — translated: MAGIEIDDTTADALRALADAAGLPLDAYLAQVAEEKRRERALAEGAEIFRQVTGDPETAAAFDAEYGGSAPARTAPRAA
- a CDS encoding MOSC domain-containing protein, which codes for MSGRVTAVSSNGEYSFTKPNRDSVRLLAGLGVEGDVHAGVTVKHRSRVAQDPTQPNLRQVHLIHEELFDEVGDEGFKVAPGELGENITTRGIDLLGLPVGTLLRVGDSAVLEVTGLRNPCLQIDTFQDGLLKRVVSRDEAGNIVRKAGIMSVVKESGVVRPGDDVAIELPSGPHRPLDRV
- a CDS encoding GNAT family N-acetyltransferase produces the protein MTLGEIVVDDWPAVHSWASLPRVCRYQSWGPNTEVQTQEFVFSAVTAWSDTPQRRFPFVARVERDVVGMGELHVRSHKQRQGEISYVVHPRVWGQGIGTEIGRQLLAYGFDELGLHRVYATCDPRNHGSCRVLSKIGMTLEGHLRHTALLRDGWRDSMLFSSLEGEWRAPV
- a CDS encoding tyrosine-type recombinase/integrase, with translation MEVARRLADAEDFADQVQRRLRPANTTDTYAKAWKVWTRFCAAQGFPELQATRSAFVAFVVWLLDRGRADGKGYAPSSASTILAGAVVELRRRGAEVGRDDQAQARATLEAAAVELLKTGERRGRGQAAAAEVPDLYRVARACPDNLAGSRDKALVLTGFHYASRAQDPAGLLAGDVTLTPRGLVVSVLTGKTKHSVRDANVNYQQDPEICPVEAWKAYRARLATEAEPRWSQPDAPAFVGVDRHGNVTGGMVPDSVTRAVKRISARAGISLAWTGHSLRIGLATASRKKGKDAVAIADQGGWARRSRSMNGYFQRVDGWEDNATAGLT
- a CDS encoding VOC family protein, with translation MTSRFTELAVDCHDPERLAAFWCEVLDFKVIDRSEGKVEIGSWVPTVEDVRARQMPPTLLFIQVPEGKTVKNRLHLDVSPIDGSTEDEVTRLLGLGATKTDVGQGPDRNWVVMADPEGNEFCVLRTLAPQT